Proteins found in one uncultured Desulfuromonas sp. genomic segment:
- a CDS encoding transposase — MAQYIIRNTFSVEMIHYQQQSGQVIYKSKMTHGKNKKNFEVFSAGEFIAAITQHIPEKSFQLVRYYGWYSNRARGDRQKRDQLKPHESSVEITETIEVLDVSGHQPKKIPSKTWRECSKSLGS, encoded by the coding sequence CTGGCGCAGTACATCATCCGCAATACCTTTTCGGTCGAGATGATTCACTACCAGCAGCAAAGCGGCCAGGTCATCTACAAATCGAAGATGACTCACGGAAAGAACAAGAAGAACTTCGAAGTTTTCAGCGCCGGGGAATTCATCGCCGCCATTACCCAGCATATTCCGGAGAAGAGCTTCCAACTGGTCCGTTACTACGGCTGGTATTCCAACCGAGCACGGGGAGATCGGCAGAAGCGCGACCAGCTAAAGCCGCATGAAAGTTCAGTGGAGATCACCGAAACCATCGAAGTACTGGATGTAAGCGGACACCAGCCGAAGAAGATTCCTTCAAAAACCTGGCGCGAGTGCTCAAAAAGTCTGGGAAGTTGA
- a CDS encoding MBG domain-containing protein, producing MTLKKYTPFRSLMLLCLILQLVTATRALGLDAETLPTGGSIVSGTGSIQTSGATMTVNQGSQQLIATWDSFNIGQKASVNFAQPGTTAVALNRITDQSPSQILGSLSANGQVFLINPSGIIFGSSAQVNVGGLVASTLDIADEDFLNGSYSFYGSDSGSIGNAGTITVSNGGYVAFLSPHIDNSGTVTADGGSVAMAAATRISLDLADDGLIAYSIDQRAVDALVDNSGLVQADGGLIYLSAEAADELTGAAVNNTGIIQARTLEEKEGKILLVADKDTGSVSIGGTLDASAPTGGDGGFIETSAAAVNLTADAEVSTLAANGTTGTWLIDPTDFTIAASGGDMTGDQVEAALAATNLTIESAGGSSEGAGDIYVNDTIAWSTNTLTLSAYRNIEINSELTATGTAALALEYGQGATNGIIDGSAAGYWGNAPVNLAAGSTFTTRLGSSGELISYSIITTAAQLEAIVTALSGNYVLGENLDLNGGTVIGSAANPFTGIFDGLGHTLVDGGVTALEIDYIGLFGYNSGTIRNLIAEDWTSGGADYVGTIAGYNDGIISNCRVTNPSVGGASWQGGLVGYNAGTVTDSRVIMSGMDGYCIISTSSNAGGLAGGNSGTITNSSCSYTNEYLSGLSFVSSPNDFGGLVGHNSGTISGSHVSADFIYLGHYSGNEFQNLGGLAGSNSGVIFDSYADIPYWDGENWNSSGVELENLGGLVGHNSGTISNSYASGGVARGDQAGGLVGTMEAGTISDSYATSGVPEGREYAGGLVGLMKAGTISNSYATGDVFGNWGDYPSLGGLVGQVESGTITGSYAIGDVYNISEKMRHGGGLVGYMSRGRITDSYATGAVSRGTNIGGLVGTMPAGTISNSYATGKVFWGNYSGGLVGSNSGPINNSYATGKVSGAYANGGLVGYNYGTINNSYATGDVSGGNLRGGLAGRNDDTIINSYWDTATTDQTVGVGYGTTIDNDTYGVTGQSNSLAFYRDTLGWDIDDAGSTGTVWRIYDGYTTPLLRSFLTPLILTATKVYNSTTSLDEAVYTWSMETDDDLLLGSAGTWETNAINAGSCSFDTSGYYSTQQGYDITGQLTISPAALTITANDAVVSYDGSAYSGGIVSYSGFVAGEDTANLAGSLVYGGSSQGAVNAGSYTISASGLSADNYDITYQDGKLSINPAAITLSTSDVSKVYDGTLSADGTAVVTAGSLFGDDSLSGGSFHFTDADAGTGKTVTVSDVTVADGNSGGNYSVSYQNNTSSTITRAALTITAYDEETTYDGSAYSGGNGFSYSGFAAGEDASALDGSLAYGGDSQGAVNAGSYTISASGLSADNYDITYVDGQLTISPAPLTITANDSETTYDGSAYSGGNVSYSGFVAGEDASALDGSLAYGGDSQGAVNAGSYTISASGLSAGNYDITYVDGQLTISPAPLTITANDSETTYDGSAYSGGNGVSYSGFAAEDDASALDGTLVYAGSSQGAVNAGSYTISASGLGSDNYTIAYRDGRLAIVPTDAGRFLATLHQQRQVPEISDFMGLAELISLPPEKTIATLPPQQGPEAELDHTPDSRSHW from the coding sequence ATGACTTTGAAAAAATACACCCCGTTTCGTTCTCTCATGCTTTTATGTTTGATCCTCCAGCTGGTTACCGCAACCCGAGCCCTGGGCCTGGATGCCGAGACCCTGCCCACGGGAGGCAGCATCGTCTCGGGTACGGGCAGCATCCAGACATCTGGCGCAACCATGACCGTCAACCAGGGCAGCCAACAGCTCATTGCCACCTGGGACAGCTTCAATATCGGCCAAAAAGCCTCGGTCAACTTTGCCCAGCCCGGCACCACCGCGGTCGCCCTCAACCGGATCACCGACCAGAGTCCCAGCCAGATCCTCGGCAGCCTCAGCGCCAACGGCCAGGTGTTTCTCATCAACCCGTCCGGCATTATCTTTGGCTCCTCAGCCCAGGTGAACGTGGGCGGACTGGTGGCCTCCACTCTGGATATCGCGGATGAAGATTTTTTAAACGGCAGCTATTCCTTTTACGGATCAGATAGCGGCAGCATCGGCAACGCCGGCACCATAACGGTCAGTAACGGCGGCTATGTCGCCTTTTTATCCCCACACATCGACAACAGCGGCACGGTCACAGCCGATGGCGGCAGCGTGGCCATGGCCGCGGCCACCCGGATCAGTCTCGATCTCGCCGATGACGGGCTGATCGCCTACAGCATCGACCAGAGGGCAGTGGACGCGCTGGTGGACAACTCAGGCCTGGTGCAGGCCGACGGGGGGCTGATCTACCTGAGCGCAGAGGCCGCCGATGAACTCACCGGCGCCGCCGTCAACAACACCGGCATTATCCAAGCCCGCACCCTGGAAGAAAAAGAGGGGAAAATCCTGCTGGTGGCCGATAAAGACACCGGCTCCGTCAGCATCGGCGGCACCCTGGACGCCTCGGCCCCCACTGGCGGAGACGGCGGGTTCATCGAAACCTCGGCCGCCGCCGTCAACCTGACTGCCGACGCGGAGGTCAGCACCCTGGCGGCAAACGGTACCACCGGCACCTGGCTGATCGACCCCACCGACTTCACCATCGCCGCTTCTGGCGGCGACATGACCGGCGACCAGGTGGAAGCCGCCCTGGCCGCCACCAACCTGACCATCGAAAGCGCCGGCGGCAGTAGTGAAGGGGCGGGGGATATCTACGTCAACGACACCATCGCCTGGAGCACCAATACCCTGACCTTGAGCGCCTACCGCAACATCGAGATCAACAGTGAACTCACCGCCACCGGCACGGCCGCTCTAGCCCTGGAATACGGACAAGGCGCAACAAACGGTATCATCGACGGCAGCGCAGCCGGGTATTGGGGCAACGCCCCGGTGAATCTGGCCGCGGGCAGCACCTTTACCACCCGCCTGGGTTCGTCCGGGGAGCTGATCAGCTACAGCATCATCACCACGGCCGCGCAACTGGAAGCCATCGTCACCGCCCTAAGCGGCAACTACGTGCTGGGGGAAAATCTGGATCTTAACGGCGGTACGGTCATCGGCAGTGCTGCAAACCCGTTCACCGGGATTTTTGACGGGCTGGGGCATACCCTCGTTGATGGTGGAGTCACGGCTCTCGAAATCGACTACATCGGGCTGTTCGGCTACAACAGCGGTACGATCCGCAATCTGATTGCGGAAGACTGGACTTCGGGTGGTGCGGATTATGTCGGCACCATCGCCGGATACAATGACGGGATTATCTCTAACTGCCGGGTGACGAACCCCTCGGTCGGCGGAGCATCCTGGCAGGGTGGCCTGGTGGGCTATAACGCTGGCACCGTCACAGACAGCCGCGTCATTATGAGCGGGATGGATGGTTACTGTATCATCAGCACGTCCAGCAATGCCGGCGGGCTGGCCGGGGGAAACAGCGGCACCATCACCAACAGCAGCTGCTCCTATACAAATGAGTACCTCAGCGGTTTAAGTTTCGTATCTTCCCCGAACGATTTCGGCGGCCTGGTCGGCCACAACAGCGGCACCATCAGCGGCTCCCATGTTTCCGCCGACTTTATTTATTTGGGCCACTATAGCGGCAATGAGTTCCAGAATCTGGGCGGCCTGGCGGGGTCCAACAGCGGCGTCATCTTTGACAGTTATGCCGATATTCCATACTGGGACGGCGAGAATTGGAACAGCTCCGGCGTTGAGCTGGAGAATCTGGGCGGCCTGGTGGGCCACAACAGCGGCACCATCAGCAACAGCTACGCCTCGGGTGGGGTTGCCAGAGGGGATCAAGCGGGCGGCCTGGTGGGGACGATGGAAGCCGGAACCATCAGCGACAGCTACGCCACAAGTGGGGTTCCTGAAGGGAGGGAATACGCGGGCGGTCTGGTGGGGCTGATGAAAGCTGGCACCATCAGCAACAGCTACGCCACCGGTGATGTGTTCGGGAATTGGGGAGACTACCCGAGTTTAGGCGGACTGGTGGGGCAGGTGGAAAGTGGAACGATCACCGGCAGCTACGCCATTGGTGACGTTTACAATATTTCGGAGAAGATGCGTCATGGGGGCGGGCTGGTGGGATATATGAGCAGAGGAAGGATTACCGACAGCTACGCCACTGGCGCTGTGTCCCGTGGCACTAACATTGGCGGACTGGTGGGGACGATGCCAGCCGGCACCATCAGCAACAGCTATGCCACCGGTAAGGTGTTCTGGGGAAATTACAGCGGCGGCCTGGTGGGGTCTAACTCGGGTCCCATCAACAACAGCTACGCCACCGGTAAGGTGTCCGGGGCGTATGCTAACGGCGGCCTGGTGGGGTATAACTATGGCACCATCAACAACAGCTACGCCACCGGTGATGTGTCCGGGGGGAATCTTCGTGGCGGCCTGGCGGGGAGAAACGATGATACCATCATCAACAGCTACTGGGACACCGCAACCACGGACCAAACGGTCGGGGTCGGCTACGGGACAACCATTGACAACGACACCTATGGCGTCACCGGGCAAAGCAACAGCCTTGCCTTCTACCGCGACACCCTGGGCTGGGATATTGACGACGCCGGCAGCACCGGCACTGTCTGGCGGATCTATGACGGCTATACCACTCCGCTGTTGCGCAGTTTCTTAACCCCGCTGATCCTGACCGCTACCAAGGTCTACAACAGCACCACCAGCCTGGACGAAGCGGTTTACACCTGGAGCATGGAGACCGATGACGATCTGCTGCTGGGCAGCGCCGGTACATGGGAAACCAATGCAATCAATGCCGGTAGCTGCAGCTTTGATACCAGCGGGTATTATTCCACCCAGCAAGGCTATGATATCACCGGCCAGCTCACCATCAGCCCGGCCGCCCTGACCATCACGGCCAATGATGCGGTCGTCAGCTATGACGGCAGCGCCTACAGCGGCGGCATCGTCAGCTACAGCGGCTTTGTTGCGGGGGAGGATACCGCCAACCTGGCCGGCAGCCTGGTTTACGGCGGCAGCAGCCAGGGGGCGGTGAATGCCGGAAGCTACACCATCAGCGCCTCGGGCTTAAGCGCGGATAACTACGACATCACTTACCAGGACGGAAAGCTCTCCATCAACCCGGCGGCCATCACCCTGTCCACCTCTGATGTCAGCAAGGTCTATGACGGCACCCTGTCCGCGGACGGGACCGCGGTGGTGACCGCAGGCTCCCTGTTCGGCGACGACAGCCTTTCAGGGGGCAGCTTTCATTTCACCGATGCCGATGCCGGAACAGGCAAAACCGTCACGGTCAGCGACGTCACTGTCGCTGACGGCAACAGCGGCGGCAATTACAGCGTCAGCTATCAAAACAACACCAGCAGTACCATCACCCGGGCCGCCCTGACCATCACCGCCTATGATGAAGAGACGACCTATGACGGCAGCGCCTACAGCGGCGGCAACGGGTTCAGCTACAGCGGCTTTGCCGCCGGGGAGGATGCCTCCGCCCTTGACGGCAGCCTGGCCTACGGAGGAGACAGCCAGGGCGCGGTGAATGCCGGAAGCTACACCATCAGCGCCTCGGGCTTAAGCGCGGATAACTACGATATTACCTACGTGGACGGCCAGCTCACCATCAGCCCGGCACCCCTGACCATCACCGCCAACGATTCCGAAACGACCTATGACGGCAGCGCCTACAGCGGCGGCAACGTCAGCTACAGCGGCTTTGTCGCTGGGGAGGATGCCTCCGCCCTTGACGGCAGCCTGGCCTACGGAGGAGACAGCCAGGGCGCGGTGAATGCCGGAAGCTACACCATCAGCGCCTCGGGCTTAAGCGCGGGCAACTACGATATTACCTACGTGGACGGCCAGCTCACCATCAGCCCGGCACCCCTGACCATCACCGCCAACGATTCCGAAACGACCTATGACGGCAGCGCCTACAGCGGCGGCAACGGAGTGAGCTACAGCGGCTTTGCAGCAGAGGATGATGCCTCCGCCCTTGACGGCACCCTGGTTTACGCAGGCAGCAGCCAGGGGGCGGTGAATGCCGGCAGCTACACCATCAGCGCTTCGGGTTTGGGTTCCGATAACTATACGATCGCCTACCGGGATGGCCGACTCGCTATCGTCCCCACGGATGCCGGCCGGTTTCTGGCAACCCTGCATCAGCAGCGGCAGGTACCGGAAATATCCGACTTCATGGGCCTGGCCGAACTGATTTCGCTTCCGCCTGAAAAGACCATAGCCACGCTTCCGCCCCAGCAAGGTCCGGAAGCGGAGCTGGATCATACGCCAGACAGCCGTTCTCATTGGTAA
- a CDS encoding ShlB/FhaC/HecB family hemolysin secretion/activation protein: MSILILLIWAATCFAGPPDAGQLLREQRPQQTLPQRLPAPDQGEGKPITDETAARILVREFLFTGYDGLATADELQDLVADFVGKELDYEKLQAVAARVTRYLKERGWLLARAWLPSQDVSNGRITIAIVQGKSDGTLEIDADDTLRIRKNRLEKIGAQGIRRGEPVRRADLERAVLLMNDLPGIRAKAILSPGGEPGSIRVTYRASEGPLLNGTLMAENFGNRYTGTLRFGGTASLNDPLGLGDRLTLSLSGSRGLKSGRLRYALPLLANGLSWHIDSSYLTYELGEEFSNLDVTGSALTIATGISYPWWRSRKANVTATLDYEYRELSDEAMSVAVEDTRLHRGALGLHGDYNDDFFNGGLTLWGLSAGFGRLSEATADLDITGSEGSYTIFNLEIARLQRLTPKLTLNAAWRAQYSLDNLDSSEQFALGGPYGIRAYSVSEALGDSGHLFTLETRYALKLPNLPGHLEWMTFFDAGHITLHHSPWANAVSTETGKNRYWLAGAGTGLSYRCFKERLHLQLFWAHAIGDNDGRSSDGTDAEGRDRDQRVWAQAKLVF; the protein is encoded by the coding sequence GTGTCAATACTGATTTTATTAATCTGGGCGGCCACCTGTTTTGCGGGTCCGCCGGATGCCGGACAGTTGCTGCGCGAACAGCGGCCCCAACAGACCCTGCCCCAGCGCCTTCCCGCCCCCGATCAAGGGGAAGGAAAACCGATAACCGATGAAACAGCGGCCCGGATTCTGGTCAGGGAATTTCTTTTCACCGGGTATGACGGTTTGGCCACCGCAGATGAACTGCAGGATCTGGTGGCGGACTTTGTGGGAAAAGAGCTGGACTACGAAAAGCTTCAAGCCGTAGCCGCCAGGGTGACCCGCTATCTGAAGGAGCGGGGATGGTTACTGGCCAGGGCCTGGCTGCCAAGTCAAGATGTCTCGAACGGGCGGATCACCATCGCCATTGTCCAGGGGAAAAGCGACGGCACCCTTGAGATTGATGCCGATGACACCCTGCGTATCAGGAAAAACCGCTTGGAAAAGATCGGGGCACAAGGCATCCGCCGGGGGGAACCGGTCCGCCGCGCAGACCTGGAACGAGCCGTGCTGCTCATGAACGATCTGCCGGGCATCCGGGCAAAGGCGATCCTTTCGCCGGGTGGAGAGCCGGGCTCCATCAGGGTCACCTACCGGGCCAGCGAAGGCCCTCTGCTTAACGGTACGCTGATGGCCGAGAATTTCGGCAACCGCTACACCGGCACCCTTCGTTTCGGAGGCACGGCAAGCCTCAACGATCCCCTTGGCCTCGGAGACCGGCTTACCTTATCTTTGAGCGGTTCCCGGGGACTTAAAAGCGGCCGACTGCGCTACGCTCTGCCGCTTCTTGCCAACGGCCTTTCTTGGCATATCGATTCCTCTTATCTGACCTACGAACTGGGAGAAGAATTCTCCAATCTCGACGTCACGGGCAGCGCCCTGACCATTGCCACCGGCATCAGCTATCCGTGGTGGCGCAGCCGCAAGGCAAATGTCACCGCCACCCTCGATTACGAATACCGGGAATTGTCTGATGAAGCCATGAGCGTCGCTGTCGAGGATACCCGCCTGCACCGGGGCGCTCTGGGCCTGCACGGCGATTATAATGACGATTTTTTCAATGGTGGCCTGACCCTCTGGGGCCTTTCGGCCGGCTTCGGTCGGCTGTCGGAAGCAACAGCTGATCTGGATATCACCGGCAGTGAGGGCAGCTACACCATTTTCAACCTAGAGATTGCCCGGCTGCAACGCCTTACGCCAAAACTTACCCTGAACGCGGCGTGGCGGGCTCAGTATTCCCTGGATAACCTGGATTCCAGCGAGCAGTTTGCCTTGGGCGGACCTTACGGAATACGCGCTTATAGCGTCAGTGAAGCTCTGGGCGATTCAGGGCATCTCTTTACCCTGGAGACCCGCTATGCACTCAAGCTTCCGAACCTTCCGGGGCACCTCGAATGGATGACCTTTTTCGACGCGGGGCACATCACCCTGCACCACTCACCCTGGGCAAACGCGGTAAGTACGGAGACGGGCAAGAACCGCTACTGGCTTGCCGGGGCCGGAACCGGTTTGAGCTACCGCTGTTTTAAAGAAAGGCTGCATCTGCAGCTCTTTTGGGCTCACGCTATCGGCGACAATGACGGTCGAAGCAGCGACGGCACGGACGCCGAAGGCCGGGACCGGGATCAGCGGGTATGGGCCCAGGCTAAGCTGGTATTTTGA
- a CDS encoding LuxR C-terminal-related transcriptional regulator, translated as MATDVDNTEPVVFSDMTNSELSKDDLLYAYSFVHDCISAPNTETFHKKILDLSGFLGFEFVLYGYIQTIYTDRRDAVVINLTNPQAWMKEYFSHQENNPLIDEIERQYTSGSLVGYCVWDQYNWTLSEEQQQHIARRREFGLEYGCSIFVTSKKKDFSINLSLAGADTIPDARTEAIVRMVIYSMLITKKRLLVQDQIDSLTEKEKEVADKIAIGLPYKVIGQQIGVSENTIKFHLKNINNKLQTSNRHQVAAVLLAERYLS; from the coding sequence ATGGCCACAGACGTTGACAACACTGAACCGGTGGTATTTTCTGATATGACTAATAGCGAACTAAGCAAAGACGACCTTCTTTATGCCTATTCCTTCGTGCATGACTGTATCTCTGCGCCGAACACCGAAACGTTTCATAAGAAAATTCTGGATTTGAGTGGTTTTCTCGGTTTCGAGTTTGTCTTATACGGTTATATACAGACCATATACACAGATCGCCGGGATGCGGTGGTTATTAATTTAACCAATCCGCAGGCTTGGATGAAAGAATATTTCAGCCATCAGGAAAACAATCCGCTGATCGATGAGATTGAGCGACAATACACGAGCGGTAGCCTCGTGGGTTATTGCGTGTGGGATCAATACAACTGGACGCTTAGCGAAGAACAGCAACAGCACATTGCGCGTAGACGTGAATTCGGCCTTGAATATGGTTGTTCGATCTTTGTCACATCTAAGAAAAAAGATTTTTCCATCAACCTTTCTCTGGCCGGCGCTGACACAATTCCGGATGCACGCACTGAGGCCATCGTCAGAATGGTTATTTACTCCATGCTGATCACAAAAAAGCGACTTCTCGTTCAGGATCAGATTGATTCATTGACCGAAAAAGAAAAAGAGGTGGCCGACAAAATTGCAATCGGCCTTCCCTACAAGGTTATTGGCCAGCAAATCGGGGTGTCGGAAAATACAATAAAATTTCATTTGAAGAATATTAACAATAAGTTGCAGACCAGCAACCGCCATCAGGTTGCTGCTGTTCTACTGGCGGAACGTTATCTGAGCTAG